Proteins co-encoded in one Pseudomonadota bacterium genomic window:
- a CDS encoding DUF2203 family protein, protein MPSRGRPSQTRSVDCLAPRCTAQCWPRRSSRWLSTPTLRRAQDAEAPERVAKGGSQVELRLFTVDEANRLLVQLEITLGRLRRRREALLRVLVEIEVLQTGADEPQDGSDRTAQISSFQRDVERRRREIAALSRDLRAMGVVVRDPDAGLVDFPAVVNGSAAYLCWRIGEREVAHWHGPDEGFAGRQPLPT, encoded by the coding sequence GTGCCATCACGAGGCAGGCCGTCTCAGACGCGCTCGGTGGACTGCCTCGCGCCAAGATGCACTGCTCAGTGCTGGCCGAGGAGGTCATCGCGATGGCTCTCGACGCCCACGTTGCGAAGGGCGCAGGATGCTGAAGCACCCGAACGGGTGGCGAAAGGAGGCAGTCAGGTGGAGCTGCGGCTGTTCACAGTAGATGAAGCCAACCGGCTGCTCGTGCAGCTCGAGATCACGCTGGGACGCCTGCGCCGCCGCCGGGAGGCGCTCCTTCGCGTTCTCGTGGAGATCGAGGTGCTTCAGACAGGCGCTGATGAACCGCAAGACGGATCGGACCGTACGGCGCAGATCAGCAGCTTCCAGCGCGATGTCGAGCGCCGCCGTCGCGAGATAGCCGCGCTCTCACGCGACCTGAGGGCGATGGGGGTTGTGGTTCGCGATCCGGATGCGGGTCTGGTCGATTTTCCCGCCGTCGTGAACGGCTCCGCCGCGTATCTGTGCTGGCGCATCGGAGAGCGCGAGGTCGCACACTGGCACGGGCCGGATGAGGGTTTTGCAGGCCGGCAGCCCCTTCCGACCTGA
- a CDS encoding iron-sulfur cluster assembly scaffold protein: protein MPPYGPLVEEHFLRPRNLGEMPDADVAAEASNPVCGDRMRLFLRLEGDRVVAATFKAQGCPAAIAAASMTTVLLVGSTIAQARAITRQAVSDALGGLPRAKMHCSVLAEEVIAMALDAHVAKGAGC from the coding sequence ATGCCGCCCTACGGCCCGCTCGTCGAGGAGCACTTCCTTCGTCCACGCAACCTCGGGGAGATGCCAGACGCCGATGTCGCAGCCGAGGCGTCGAACCCGGTCTGTGGAGATCGCATGCGACTCTTCCTTCGTCTCGAGGGAGATCGGGTGGTCGCCGCAACCTTCAAGGCCCAGGGCTGTCCAGCCGCAATCGCGGCTGCGAGCATGACCACGGTTCTGTTGGTGGGCTCGACCATTGCCCAGGCCCGTGCCATCACGAGGCAGGCCGTCTCAGACGCGCTCGGTGGACTGCCTCGCGCCAAGATGCACTGCTCAGTGCTGGCCGAGGAGGTCATCGCGATGGCTCTCGACGCCCACGTTGCGAAGGGCGCAGGATGCTGA
- the mqnE gene encoding aminofutalosine synthase MqnE, translated as MTLQATETIADLEEKVRAGQRLSFEDGLRLYRTADLETLYRAASFVREKRHGQKAFFVVNMHLNYSNVCVDSCMFCAFAKKEGEEGAYEMTLPETVERCRVLEGVPGAEVHIVGGLHPDFPYAYYIDMLRGLRERYPALHIKCFTAVEIDHLAQLTGKTWEQVLDDMKAAGMNSMPGGGAEVLSDRVRRKLCAPKLSSEGWLQIHRLAHQRGIRSNATMLFGHIERPEERLEHMIKVRALQDETGGFMCFIPLRFHPENTRLRKLPMASSEEVLRNIAISRLMLDNFDHIKAYWTQVGLETARDAMRCGADDFDGTVVDERITHFAGAQTPVGVTEERICSLIREAGCIPVRRDSWYNEIGVVSA; from the coding sequence ATGACCTTGCAAGCCACCGAGACGATTGCCGATCTCGAGGAGAAGGTGCGCGCCGGTCAGCGGCTGAGCTTCGAAGACGGCCTGCGCCTCTATCGCACCGCAGACCTCGAGACATTGTATCGCGCCGCAAGCTTCGTGCGCGAGAAGCGTCACGGGCAGAAGGCATTCTTCGTCGTCAACATGCATCTCAACTACTCGAACGTGTGCGTCGACAGCTGCATGTTCTGCGCCTTCGCAAAGAAGGAGGGCGAAGAGGGGGCCTACGAGATGACGCTCCCTGAGACGGTGGAGCGCTGCCGCGTCCTCGAGGGCGTGCCCGGGGCGGAGGTGCACATCGTGGGCGGGTTGCACCCGGATTTCCCCTACGCCTACTACATCGACATGCTGCGCGGGCTGCGCGAGCGCTATCCAGCGCTGCACATCAAGTGCTTCACCGCGGTCGAGATCGATCACCTCGCGCAGCTCACGGGAAAGACGTGGGAACAGGTTCTTGATGACATGAAGGCGGCTGGCATGAACTCCATGCCAGGGGGCGGCGCTGAGGTGCTCAGCGATCGGGTTCGTCGCAAGCTGTGCGCCCCCAAGCTCAGCAGCGAGGGCTGGCTGCAGATCCACCGACTGGCACACCAGCGCGGGATCCGCAGCAATGCCACCATGCTGTTCGGCCACATCGAGCGCCCGGAGGAGCGCCTCGAGCACATGATCAAGGTGCGCGCCCTGCAAGACGAGACGGGCGGCTTCATGTGCTTCATCCCGTTGCGCTTCCACCCGGAGAACACGCGGCTGCGCAAGCTCCCGATGGCTTCTTCAGAAGAGGTTCTGCGCAACATCGCGATCTCACGGCTGATGCTCGACAACTTCGACCACATCAAGGCCTACTGGACACAGGTGGGACTCGAGACGGCGCGTGACGCCATGCGCTGCGGCGCCGATGATTTCGACGGCACGGTGGTCGACGAGCGCATCACCCACTTCGCCGGCGCCCAGACGCCGGTGGGCGTGACCGAGGAGCGCATCTGCAGCCTCATCCGAGAGGCGGGGTGCATCCCGGTTCGCCGAGATTCGTGGTACAACGAGATCGGAGTGGTCTCGGCCTGA
- a CDS encoding MoaD family protein, with protein sequence MRVRALMFASLRDVVGGRSVEMELPEGSTVEDLSRALIARHPLLADRLPRVRVAVNDAMAELSRALSEGDEVAYLPPVSGGSPDLVEVVEAPIDVAAVLGSVQRNDCGAVMLFLGTVRDNFRGLPVLGMEYEAHRALAEHGLSEVVAEARRRWPAVRAASVVHRIGRMDLGETSVAVAVAAPHRPEAFEAGRFVIDRLKETVPIWKRELLTDGEVWIEGDERIPRGCGNAHGAAHPVHQKEVSAT encoded by the coding sequence ATGCGTGTCCGTGCCCTGATGTTTGCCTCGCTGCGTGACGTGGTGGGAGGGCGCTCGGTAGAGATGGAGCTGCCCGAAGGGAGCACCGTCGAAGATCTCTCTCGCGCCCTCATCGCGCGCCATCCGCTTCTCGCCGACCGACTGCCACGGGTTCGGGTCGCGGTCAACGACGCCATGGCCGAGCTGTCGCGCGCGCTCTCGGAGGGAGACGAGGTGGCCTACCTGCCTCCTGTGAGCGGCGGCAGCCCTGACCTGGTGGAGGTCGTGGAGGCTCCCATCGATGTCGCCGCGGTTCTCGGTTCGGTGCAGCGCAACGACTGCGGCGCGGTCATGCTCTTTCTCGGCACGGTTCGCGACAACTTCCGAGGACTGCCGGTGCTGGGCATGGAATATGAAGCCCATCGCGCCCTGGCGGAGCACGGTCTGTCAGAGGTCGTGGCCGAGGCAAGGCGACGCTGGCCCGCGGTTCGGGCCGCAAGCGTGGTGCATCGCATCGGCCGCATGGATCTGGGTGAGACGAGCGTTGCCGTGGCGGTGGCGGCTCCGCACCGGCCAGAAGCCTTCGAGGCCGGGCGGTTCGTCATCGATCGCCTCAAGGAGACGGTGCCCATCTGGAAGCGCGAGCTCCTCACCGACGGTGAGGTCTGGATCGAGGGCGATGAGCGCATCCCTCGGGGGTGCGGCAACGCGCACGGCGCCGCGCATCCAGTCCATCAGAAAGAGGTTTCAGCGACATGA
- a CDS encoding aldo/keto reductase produces MSTHDPSQATPHDTPIPTRPLGRTGVDVSIFGLGGEGVLRTFGREREARAVIDRALEQGVTYFDSARAYAGSEGYYGAALGSRRERIFLTSKAFERSKAGALAQLHETLATMKTDYLDLWQMHDMRDMRELEEVCAPGGALEAFRQARDEGKVRFLGVTGHHDPEVLSAALDIFSFDTVLMPVNPTEAHFNPFMTTTLTKACHLGMGIIGMKVPARGHLVRTGVTAFSIEPLMRYALSWPVSTVIIGCDSPQQVDSNAAAARRFVPMPEPEMRALEAAFEPYVEHGQFYKKGMH; encoded by the coding sequence ATGTCCACACATGATCCTTCCCAGGCGACGCCTCACGACACGCCCATCCCCACGCGCCCGCTGGGCCGCACCGGGGTCGATGTATCCATCTTCGGCCTTGGGGGCGAGGGGGTGCTGCGCACCTTCGGGCGAGAGCGCGAGGCGAGGGCGGTCATCGACAGGGCGCTCGAGCAGGGGGTCACCTACTTCGACTCGGCCCGCGCCTACGCGGGGTCGGAAGGCTACTATGGCGCGGCCCTCGGATCCCGGCGCGAGCGCATCTTCCTCACGAGCAAGGCCTTCGAGCGCTCCAAGGCGGGTGCGCTGGCGCAGCTCCACGAGACGCTGGCCACGATGAAGACCGACTACCTCGACCTGTGGCAGATGCACGACATGCGCGACATGCGCGAGCTCGAGGAGGTCTGCGCGCCAGGGGGGGCTCTCGAGGCCTTCCGTCAGGCGCGAGACGAGGGGAAGGTGCGCTTCCTGGGCGTCACGGGGCACCACGACCCGGAGGTTCTCAGCGCAGCCCTCGACATCTTCTCGTTCGACACCGTGCTGATGCCCGTGAACCCCACCGAGGCCCATTTCAACCCCTTCATGACCACAACGCTCACGAAAGCCTGTCATCTTGGGATGGGCATCATCGGCATGAAGGTGCCGGCGCGGGGGCATCTCGTGCGCACCGGCGTCACCGCTTTCTCCATCGAGCCCCTCATGCGCTATGCGCTGTCGTGGCCGGTCTCCACCGTCATCATCGGGTGCGATTCCCCGCAGCAGGTTGACAGCAATGCGGCTGCTGCGCGGCGCTTCGTTCCCATGCCCGAGCCCGAGATGCGCGCGCTCGAAGCGGCCTTCGAGCCCTACGTCGAGCATGGGCAGTTCTACAAGAAAGGGATGCACTGA